In Candidatus Krumholzibacteriia bacterium, a genomic segment contains:
- a CDS encoding LysM peptidoglycan-binding domain-containing protein: MMRNRLWIVSILVLGLLLSGCAKKITRTADVSTGDFYSEEEFQSLQMDQRDAYCDELATELSALEDRSATADKGSDAGKANLDAAIARLASLQTRIDSRQDVIEKEIEYFESLPLKYQVVRGDCLWKISGKEKIYADPVKWTRIYRANRDQIKNPNLIYPEQVFSIPRDWPGAHEVIKGECLWRIAGYWEVYDNAVEWTKIYEANKDQIKDPDLIYPKQVFDIPR, encoded by the coding sequence ATGATGCGTAATCGACTCTGGATCGTATCAATCCTGGTTCTGGGACTTCTTCTCTCCGGTTGTGCGAAGAAGATCACCCGCACAGCAGATGTCTCCACCGGGGATTTCTACAGCGAGGAAGAGTTCCAGTCCCTTCAGATGGACCAGCGGGATGCCTACTGCGATGAACTCGCGACGGAACTGTCGGCTCTTGAAGACCGCAGTGCAACGGCAGACAAGGGTAGTGATGCAGGCAAGGCGAATCTCGACGCCGCCATCGCAAGACTGGCTTCCCTGCAGACCCGGATTGACTCCAGGCAGGATGTGATTGAAAAGGAAATCGAGTACTTCGAGTCCCTGCCACTCAAGTATCAGGTCGTCCGCGGTGACTGCCTCTGGAAGATCAGTGGCAAGGAAAAGATCTATGCCGATCCTGTGAAGTGGACGAGGATCTATCGTGCCAACCGCGACCAGATCAAAAACCCGAACCTGATCTACCCCGAGCAGGTTTTCTCGATCCCCCGGGACTGGCCCGGAGCTCATGAAGTGATCAAGGGTGAGTGTCTCTGGAGAATCGCCGGCTACTGGGAAGTCTATGACAACGCGGTCGAGTGGACGAAGATCTACGAGGCCAACAAGGACCAGATCAAGGATCCTGATCTGATCTACCCCAAGCAGGTCTTTGATATCCCGCGTTAG
- a CDS encoding PhoH family protein: MPKEHQEIVSIADIDALNLLGVGDSNLRILEGDFPGRITVRGDKLTLTGSRQAVEEMRQVILDLMELIRSGRSLSDQDVHYALGLHREQAETRLQNLDSTLFESRGNGDVKPKTYGQKLYAEAMQTHEMVFAIGPAGTGKTYLAVAYALNLLRSREVERLILVRPAVEAGESLGFLPGDLQEKINPYIQPLQDALVDLVGNRKTRQLMESGVIEAIPLAYMRGRTLNSAFVILDEAQNTTSTQMKMFLTRLGSGSRAVITGDITQIDLDLPGDSGLVQARKLLSEIEGISFVTLDTGDVVRHHLVRKIIEAFEDLANKGEQ, from the coding sequence ATGCCGAAAGAACATCAGGAGATTGTGTCCATCGCTGATATCGATGCCCTGAACCTCTTGGGCGTGGGAGACAGCAATCTGCGCATTCTCGAAGGCGATTTTCCAGGTCGAATCACCGTGCGCGGGGACAAGTTGACCTTGACCGGGTCGCGGCAGGCCGTGGAAGAAATGCGACAGGTCATTCTGGACCTGATGGAACTGATCCGCAGCGGACGCTCCCTCAGTGATCAGGATGTGCATTATGCTTTGGGCCTTCACCGCGAACAGGCGGAAACACGACTGCAGAATCTCGACAGCACTCTCTTTGAGTCCCGTGGCAATGGGGATGTCAAACCGAAAACCTATGGGCAGAAACTCTATGCCGAAGCTATGCAGACCCACGAGATGGTTTTTGCCATCGGCCCGGCCGGAACCGGCAAGACCTACCTGGCCGTTGCCTACGCTCTGAACCTTCTTCGTTCACGAGAGGTGGAGCGACTGATCCTTGTGCGACCGGCGGTGGAAGCGGGGGAAAGTCTCGGCTTTTTGCCGGGCGATCTTCAGGAAAAGATCAATCCTTACATCCAGCCCCTTCAGGATGCATTGGTCGACCTGGTGGGAAACCGGAAGACCCGGCAGTTGATGGAGTCGGGTGTAATTGAGGCCATCCCCCTTGCTTACATGAGAGGGCGCACCCTCAACTCGGCCTTTGTCATTCTGGATGAAGCACAGAATACGACGTCCACGCAGATGAAGATGTTCCTCACTCGTCTGGGAAGCGGAAGCCGGGCGGTGATTACGGGAGACATCACCCAGATCGATCTGGACCTGCCCGGGGACTCCGGACTGGTTCAGGCAAGAAAGCTTTTGTCCGAAATTGAGGGCATCTCCTTCGTCACCCTCGATACCGGTGATGTGGTTCGCCATCACCTGGTTCGCAAGATCATTGAAGCCTTTGAGGATCTGGCCAACAAGGGAGAACAGTGA